A genomic window from Spiroplasma helicoides includes:
- a CDS encoding lipoprotein, whose product MKKLLSLLTSISLIAASSSLAVACPAKNEAAEDNKNDGGDSNGTGEGVKDPEPSVNYESVLNEFKKEVSNIIDKQLKSSHSLWFENIDKSQNKFFDKNFKNKLSGVNALEKNTYKISEILKKNNDENSKNAFLADVKSHLNYDAMKNEIDNLKKNAKYNIVVGSLTAEKILDIDFSKFMDDSDQNKVVFSDEVETGDANVRDGSDQNLSKYVLNLSLDVNFKLTYVSNNQSSENSTSNDPKIATVKFGYTLTGSEKVEKAVKEAAKTLKYKYITDSKFSSLIKPDSSINGDDKFINDSTKINSAIQKVFDKDEFLPELTKTLNDLFSSQGTTFKVDASAVDSASLVDDVSDKNPNEVWDYNLYANSQSRYKWKDKDKGTTPNYYNEEGLAKNQSLYDYIFKNIEKGEQEGAVNYDEAIKNYILENIGNWTKTYSESIINAAEDLNDQTTVSNKDDLLKAIKRSVSYKIFKIENLKLEVSGGFKIDLNQLFIAAGYTVSNKEEDITAINKENYESSQTFKSIKANIINGIKKYHEVYGIGNTTESYSIAGMKGGENSLFDSIDIKFISNYEYQGSYQAIMYWDSTRKRFNSVLSLNKDFDDSKLQFKNTGKDAQALARHKLLSEGNQSYFGWEMAEKSTPPLHLRLANASWLSGDKVTRKPGLYINSYNGDQKAKTVEFNFTLNFVNIRFVTDGIWTHEPTDSFRYKPVIEKI is encoded by the coding sequence CTGTGGCTTGTCCTGCTAAAAATGAAGCTGCTGAAGATAATAAAAACGATGGTGGAGATTCTAATGGTACAGGGGAAGGGGTAAAAGACCCAGAACCATCTGTTAATTATGAATCTGTTCTTAACGAATTTAAAAAAGAAGTTTCAAATATTATTGATAAACAATTAAAAAGCTCGCATTCATTATGATTTGAAAATATTGATAAAAGCCAAAATAAATTTTTTGATAAAAATTTTAAAAATAAGCTAAGTGGCGTAAATGCTTTAGAAAAAAATACATATAAAATATCAGAAATTTTGAAAAAAAATAATGATGAAAATAGTAAAAATGCATTTTTAGCTGACGTTAAAAGTCATTTAAATTATGATGCAATGAAAAATGAAATAGACAACTTAAAGAAAAATGCTAAATATAATATTGTTGTGGGAAGCCTTACAGCGGAAAAAATTTTAGATATTGATTTTAGCAAATTCATGGATGACAGTGACCAAAACAAAGTAGTTTTTAGTGATGAAGTGGAAACTGGAGATGCAAATGTTAGAGATGGTTCTGACCAAAACCTAAGCAAATATGTACTAAATCTTAGTTTAGATGTAAATTTCAAATTAACATATGTTTCTAATAACCAAAGTTCTGAAAATTCAACATCAAATGATCCAAAAATAGCAACTGTAAAATTTGGTTATACTCTAACAGGTTCAGAAAAAGTTGAAAAAGCTGTTAAAGAAGCTGCAAAAACTCTTAAATATAAATATATTACAGATTCTAAATTTAGTAGTTTGATAAAACCTGACTCATCAATAAATGGTGATGATAAATTTATAAATGACAGCACAAAAATTAATTCTGCTATTCAAAAAGTTTTTGATAAAGATGAATTTTTACCTGAACTTACAAAGACTTTAAATGATTTATTTTCATCACAAGGCACAACTTTTAAAGTTGATGCTAGTGCTGTAGACTCAGCATCATTAGTGGACGATGTTTCCGATAAAAATCCAAATGAAGTATGAGACTATAATTTATATGCTAATAGTCAATCAAGATATAAATGAAAAGATAAAGATAAAGGAACAACTCCTAATTACTACAATGAAGAGGGTTTAGCGAAAAATCAAAGTTTGTATGATTATATTTTTAAAAATATCGAAAAAGGAGAACAAGAAGGTGCTGTTAATTATGATGAAGCCATAAAAAATTACATTCTAGAAAATATCGGTAATTGAACTAAAACTTATAGTGAAAGCATAATTAATGCTGCTGAAGATTTAAATGACCAGACTACAGTTTCTAATAAAGATGATTTATTAAAAGCTATAAAAAGATCGGTTAGTTACAAAATTTTTAAAATTGAAAATTTAAAATTAGAAGTTTCGGGTGGATTTAAAATTGATTTAAATCAATTGTTTATTGCTGCAGGTTACACAGTTTCTAATAAAGAGGAAGATATAACTGCCATTAACAAAGAAAACTATGAAAGTTCTCAAACATTTAAATCAATCAAAGCAAATATCATTAATGGTATTAAAAAATATCATGAAGTTTACGGTATCGGTAACACAACAGAAAGTTATTCAATAGCTGGTATGAAAGGTGGAGAAAATAGTTTATTTGACTCAATTGATATAAAATTTATATCTAATTATGAATATCAAGGAAGTTATCAGGCTATTATGTACTGGGATTCAACTAGAAAAAGATTTAATAGTGTCTTATCATTAAACAAGGACTTTGATGATTCAAAACTACAATTTAAAAATACAGGTAAAGATGCTCAAGCTCTAGCAAGACATAAATTACTTAGTGAAGGTAATCAATCATACTTTGGATGAGAGATGGCTGAAAAATCAACTCCTCCTTTACATTTAAGATTGGCAAATGCTTCTTGACTGAGTGGAGATAAAGTAACTAGAAAACCTGGATTATATATAAATTCCTATAATGGAGATCAGAAAGCTAAAACAGTAGAATTCAATTTTACATTAAATTTTGTCAACATAAGATTTGTTACAGATGGAATTTGAACTCATGAACCTACTGATTCTTTCAGATATAAACCAGTAATAGAAAAAATATAA